The DNA sequence TGAAACCGTTCATCGAGCACTGCGCCCTGGCGCCGCTGCCCGGTAAAGGTGCGTTCGCCGGCGCGATTCTTTCCCACGACTTCGTTGAAGCGGCACTGATGCGCCGTGCAGGTTGGGGCGTGTGGATCGCCTACGACCTGCCAGGCAGCTACGAAGAACTGCCGCCCAACCTGCTCGACGAGCTCAAGCGCGACCGCCGCTGGTGCCACGGCAACCTGATGAACTTCCGGCTGTTCCTGGTCAAGGGCATGCACCCGGTACACCGTGCGGTGTTCCTGACCGGCGTGATGTCCTACCTGTCGGCGCCGCTGTGGTTCTTCTTCCTGGTGTTGTCGACGGCGCTGCTGGCGGTCAACACGTTGATGGAGCCGCAGTACTTCCTGGAACCCCGCCAGCTCTATCCGCTGTGGCCGCAATGGCACCCGGACAAGGCCATCGCGTTGTTCTCGACGACGATCGTGCTGCTGTTCCTGCCTAAGCTGCTCAGTGTGATTCTGATCCTGGCCAAGGGCGCGAAAGAGTACGGCGGTCGCTTCAAGGTCACCGTGTCGATGCTGCTGGAAACGCTGTTTTCGATGTTGCTGGCACCGGTACGCATGCTGTTCCACACCCGTTTCGTCCTCGCCGCATTCCTGGGCTGGGCCGCGACCTGGAACTCGCCGCAGCGTGACGACGATTCGACATCCTGGGGCGAAGCGGCCCGCCGTCACGGCCCGCAAACCCTATTGGGCGCGGCCTGGGCATTGTTGGTGGCAGCACTGAACCCGAGCTTCCTGTGGTGGCTGGCGCCGATCGTCGGTTCCTTGATGCTGTCGATCCCGGTGTCGGTGATCTCCAGCCGGGTAAACCTGGGCCTGCGTGCCAAGGACGAGAGCCTGTTCCTGATTCCCGAGGAGTACTCCACGCCGCACGAGCTGCTGGCGACCGATCAGTACACCCACGAGAACCGCTGGCACGCGCTGCACGACGGTTTTGTTCGCGCTGTGGTCGACCCGCAGCAGAACGCGCTGGCCTGCGCCCTGGCGACGGCCCGCCACACACAGGCCGAGCCTGTGGAACGGTTCCGCGCCGAGCGTGTACGGCAGGCGTTGGAGGCAGGCCCGCTTCAACTCGACGGCGCGACGCGCCTGGCCCTGCTGAGCGACCCTGTCGCGCTGGCACGGCTGCATGCGCTGGTGTGGAGCGAGCGGCATGAGGCGTGGTTGAACGCCTGGCGGGAATCGATCAAGGCAGATCCGCATGCGCCACTGCTGCCTCTGCATCCTGAGCCGGTTGCGCTGCAGGCCTCCCTGGCGAACGCCTGAAAACTGCGCCCTTGAGTGATACGCTCAAGGATGCGACACACAAAAGCGGTCCTTTCCTACGCGGAATTGACCGCTTTTCTGTTTTCAACTCGTAACAAAGTCTCGTTCAGCCCTTGTACTGCTCCGCGAGTGCGTTAGCATCGCACCCCGTATCGGTGCGTCTGACGTTTACGCCGGGTTTGCCGGGGATGCGCACCCACAATAAAACATGAGCTTTTTGCCAGGGGACTTGGTGATGATGAAGAAGTATCTGTCGATGTTGCTGCTGGGCGTCTCGGCGTGGGTGGGGGTCAGTGCGGCCCAGGCTGGCGCGATCGATGATGCGGTTAAGCGCGGCACCTTGCGGGTGGGCATGGACCCGACCTACATGCCATTCGAGATGACCAACAAGCGCGGTGAAATCATTGGCTTCGAAGTCGACCTGCTCAAGGCCATGGCCAAGGCCATGGGCGTCAAGCTGGAACTGGTTTCCACCAGTTACGACGGCATCATCCCGGCCCTGCTGACCGACAAGTTCGACATGATCGGCAGCGGCATGACCCTGACCCAGGAGCGCAACCTGCGTCTGAACTTCAGCGAACCCTTCATCGTCGTCGGGCAAACCCTGCTGATTCGCAAGGAGCTGGCGGACAAGGTCAAGTCCTACAAGGATCTGAACGCGGCCGAATACCGCATTACCTCGAAAGTTGGCACCACCGGTGAAATGGTCGCCAGGAAGCTGATTGCCAAAGCCCAGTACCACGGCTATGACAACGAGCAGGAAGCGGTCATGGATGTAGTCAACGGCAAGGCCGATGCCTTCATCTACGATGCCCCGTACAACGTCGTGGCAGTGAACAAGGTCGGCAACGGCAAGCTGTTGTTCCTCGAAAAGCCGTTCACCTACGAGCCCTTGGCGTTCGGCCTGAAGAAAGGCGACTACGACAGCATCAACTGGATCAACAACTTCCTGCATCAGGCGCGTGCAGACGGCAGTTACGATCGTATTCATGACAAGTGGTTCAAAGACACCGCCTGGCTCAAGGATATGGAATAACGCCGCGGCGTTTATCCTGGCTTGAAACCCGACGCGCAGGCCTGTCCTGCGCGTTCGCTTTTACGGAACACACCTGTGATCAAACACAAGAAAGCCCAGTGGCCCTGGCACGGGTTGACGGCGCTGGCCCTGATCGGCCTGGCCTGCAGCCTCTATTACGCGACCTCGATGATTTCCTACGAGTGGCGCTGGAACCGCGTACCCCAATACTTCGCCTACCATGCTGAAGAAGCGCAACGCGCGGCAGCCTACGGCAAGGTCGAAGCCATCACCCGGCAAGGCGATATGGCCCGGGTGACGCTGCGTGACGAGGAGGGTGGCGAGCAGGTACTTGACGTCGAGCACGACAGCCTGCTCCTGACCAAGGGCGATGAAGTCGCCGAAGGCGACCAGATCGGCGTCACCCGCCATTGGGCCGCTGGGCCGCTGGCCTGGGGGCTTTGGACCACGGTGTGGATTTCCCTGGCATCAGGGGTGCTGGGGCTGTTGATCGGCCTGGTGGCGGGCCTCTGCCGGTTGTCCGCCAATCCGACTCTGCGCGACCTGTCGACGGTGTATGTCGAGCTGGTGCGTGGCACCCCCTTGCTGGTGCAGATTTTCATCTTTTACTTCTTTATCGGTACGGTGCTGAACCTGTCCCGCGAGTTTGCGGGTGTGGCGGCGCTGGCGTTGTTTACCGGGGCGTATGTTGCCGAGATCGTCCGCGCCGGGGTCCAGTCGATCGCCCGGGGCCAGGGTGAGGCGGCGCGCTCGCTGGGCCTGAGTGCCGGCCAGTCGATGCGCCACGTGGTGCTGCCGCAGGCGTTCAAGCGCGTATTGCCGCCGCTGGCCGGGCAGTTCATCAGCCTGGTCAAGGACACCTCGCTGGTGTCGGTCATTGCCATCACCGAACTGACCAAGAGCGGCCGGGAAGCCATCACCACGTCGTTCTCGACGTTCGAGATCTGGTTCTGTGTCGCCGGCCTGTACCTGCTTATCAACCTGCCGCTGTCGCATTTCGCCAGCCGGCTCGAACGGAGGCTCGCGCAAAGTGATTGAAGTCCGCGATCTGGTAAAAGTCTTCGACACCCGTGGTCAGGTTGTCCGTGCGGTCGACCATGTCAGCACGGACGTGGCCAAGGGCGAAGTATTGGTAGTGGTCGGCCCCTCGGGGTCGGGCAAGTCGACGTTCCTGCGCTGCCTCAATGGCCTGGAAGCTTTCGACGAAGGCACTGTAAGCATTGACGGTCTGCAACTGGCTGACCCCAAGACTGACGTCAACGCCTACCGCCGCGAAGTCGGTATGGTCTTCCAGCATTTCAACCTGTTCCCGCACATGACAGTGCTGGAGAATCTGTGCCTGGCCCAGAAGGTCGTGCGCAAGCGCGGTAAAGCAGAGCGCGAGGCCAAGGCCAGGATGTTGCTGGAGAAGGTCGGCATCGGCCAGAAGGCCAATGAGTACCCCTCACGCCTGTCCGGTGGCCAGCAGCAGCGCGTGGCTATTGCCCGGGCGCTGGCGATGGACCCCAAGGTCATGCTGTTCGATGAACCCACCTCGGCGCTGGACCCGGAAATGGTCGGCGAAGTGCTGGACGTGATGAAAACCCTGGCGCTGGAAGGCATGACCATGGTTTGCGTGACGCACGAAATGGGCTTTGCCCGTGAAGTGGCCAACCGGGTGCTTTTCTTCGATCACGGCAAATTGCTGGAAGACTCGCCGCCTGAAGAGTTCTTCGCTTCGCCGAAGGATTTGCGGGCGCAGGCGTTTTTGCGGCAGGTGTTGTAATCGGGGTTGCGACCGCTACGGTCGGGCGCGACTCCGAGTCGATCGCTGGCAAGCCAGCTCCCACAGGGTTACTCGCAATCCTTGTGGGAGAGGGCCGGGCGGCGTTCCGCTTGCCAGCGATGAGGCCCTTGCAGACAACACTGAACTACCAAATCAAAACAACCGCGCAAGCAAAGCAGGCACCGCCGTCTCGACCCGCAGGATGCGCTCCCCCAGCTGCACCGGTTGCAACCCGGCCTTGGCCAGCAGGTCGACCTCGTAGGGGATCCAGCCGCCTTCCGGGCCGATTGCCAGGGTCACCGGCTGGTTGAGCCCGCGAGGGCAGGCCGGGTAGTCGCCGGGATGGCCGACCAGGCCCAGGGTGTCTGCGGCGATGGCCGGCAGGCGGTCTTCGACGAAGGGTTTGAAGCGCTTTTCGATGATCACTTCGGGCAAGATGCTGTCGCGCGCCTGTTCCAGGCCAAGTACCAGTTGTTCACGAAGCGCCTCGGGCTCCAGGAACGGCGTTTGCCAGAAGCTTTTTTCCACCCGGTAGCTGTTGACCAGTACCAGCTTCGGCACGCCCATGGCGGCGATGGTCTGCAGGACCCTGCGCAGCATTTTCGGCCGAGGCAAGGCCAGTACCAGGGTCAAGGGCAGCTTGGCGGGTGGAGGCTGGTCGAGGCTGACGTGCAGTTCTGCCTCATGGCCTTCCAGGCGCAGCACTTGCGCGCGCCCCATCAAGCCCCCCAGCTGACCAACGCGCATGCTGTCGCCCACCTCGCAGCGGTGGACTTCCTGCATGTGAGTAAAGCGACGGTCGCGCAGGATTACCCGGTCGGCCGCAACGAAGTCGGCCTGTTCCAGTAGCAGCAGGTTCACGGTTGGGTCGCTGGCGGCTGGTCGTTGCTGTCGTTGCCGGCCGATGAGTCTTCGTCGTGCTCGCCGCGTTTCCTGATCAGGCCACCAAACAGTATGCCAACCTCGAACAGCAGCCACATGGGGATGGCCAGCAGGGTCTGCGAGAAGATGTCCGGCGGGGTCAGGATCATGCCGACGACGAAGCAGCCAATGACCACGTACGGGCGGATTTTCTTCAGGTATTTGACATCGACTACTCCGATCCACACCAGCAGGACCACGGCCACCGGTATCTCGAACGCCACGCCGAAGGCGAAGAACAGCGTCATGATGAAGTCCAGGTAATTGGCGATGTCGGTCATCATCGAGACGCCTTCGGGCGTCGACATGGCAAAAAAATGGAAGACCAGCGGGAACACCAGGAAGTAGGCGAACGCCATTCCGGCGTAGAACAAAAAGATGCTCGAAACCAGCAATGGCATGGCGATGCGTTTTTCATGCTTGTACAGGCCCGGCGCAATGAAGCCCCAGATCTGATGCAGGATCAGCGGGATCGCCAGGAAGAAGGAGACCATCATGGTCAGCTTGAACGGCGTCAGGAACGGCGACGCCACATCGGTGGCGATCATCGTCGCACCGGCCGGCAAGCTCGCACGAAGCGGTGCTGAGACCAGGGTGTAGATCTGCTGAGCGAAGGAGAACAACCCGAGGAAGATCAGGAAGATGGCCGCTACACAGCGCAGCAGGCGAGTACGCAGTTCAGTCAGGTGCGAAACCAGCGGCATTTGCTGGTCGTTTTCCGGGATATCGCTCATGAGGCTCGCGGTGGCAGTGGCGTGTCGTGGGAGGAAGGCGCGGCATGGGTGGCTGGCGCGGGCGCAGGTTCTCGCGGCAAGGCAGGCTCGCCAGTGGCGACCGGCTGGGCCACTTCAGGCGTTGCCGGCTCTTGGGGGGCTACCGACTGCGGATTGATAATCCTCTGGGCTTCCTTTTCCAGCGAAAGGATGTGCTCATTGTGCAATTGCCGACGGATTTCGTCGGCACCGATTTCGCGCTCCACTTCCTGCTTGATCGAGTTGAAGCTGCGCTTCAAACGGCCAATCCACAGGCCCGCCGTGCGCGCAGCGCCCGGCAGACGCTCGGGGCCAAGCACCAGCAGGGCAACCAGGCCGACGAGCAGCAGTTCACTGAAGCTGATCCCGAACATTTATCAGTCTTTCCTGATGGGCTCTTCGACTTTATGGGCCTGGCCGTCAATGGTGTGCGGCTGGTTCAGCGGCGCAGTGGCCTGGGGTTGGGCCGTGGTCGGCTGTACCGGTGGTTCCTCGGGCTTTTCTTCGTCGTTCATGGCCTTGCGAAAGCCCTTGATCGATTCGCCGACATCGGTGCCGAGGTTTTTCAGTTTCTTGGTACCGAACACCAGTAGCACGACAACCAGGATGACGACCCAGTGTTTCCAGTCAAAAATACCCATGATGCTGCTCCTTCTGATTGTGAGTTAAGCGGACGGTTGGCGCGCGGCCTTTTCGGCATGACCGGAAAGGCCGAAACGGCGATCCAGTTCATCGAGCACGGCCTGCGGGTGCTGACCGAGGGCGGCGAGCATGACCAGGCTATGGAACCACAGGTCGGCGGTTTCATAGATGACATCGCTGCAGTCGCCGCTGACGGCGGCATCCTTGGCGGCGATGATGGTCTCGACCGACTCTTCGCCGACCTTCTCCAGAATCTTGTTCAGGCCCTTGTGGTACAGGCTGGCGACGTACGAGCTGTCGGCAGCGGCGCCTTTGCGCGATTCCAGCACTTCGGCCAGGCGGCTCAGGGTGTCAGTCATTTCAATGTCCTGCCTGATAAATTGCGTGCGGATCCTTGAGCACCGGGTCGACGGTTTTCCATTCGCCGTTCTCATGGACGCGATAGAAGCAGCTCTCGCGGCCAGTATGGCAAGCGATATGGCCGATCTGTTCGACCATCAGAATGATCACGTCGGCGTCGCAGTCCAGGCGCATCTCATGCAGTTTCTGTACATGGCCGGACTCCTCGCCCTTGCGCCATAGCTTGCCACGCGAGCGCGACCAGTAGATGGCGCGGTTCTCGGCGGCGGTCAGGCTCAGCGCTTCGCGGTTCATCCAGGCCATCATCAATACGCGCCCGGTCTTGTGGTCCTGGGCGATGGCCGGGACAAGGCCGTCGCTGTTCCAGTTGATCTCGTCCAGCCAGTCTCTCATCTTTGACTCCGAAACCGAGTTCGATCCTGTGCCGAACTCCTTCACTAGTGTGCCAGTCGCCAGGGCAACTGGCTATCGACGCACGACCAGATACAAACCGGCGACCAGCATGAGCCATGCCGGCCAGGCTGCCAGGGCGGTGATTGCACCCGTGCCTGCCGCCAGGGTTGCCCCACCGGCCAGCAGCGCACCGCCCAGCAAGCGCAGGGCCCAGCTGTCCTTGGCCCCGGCCCGGGGCGGGGGTGGGGCGGCCATGTGCGGTTGCGACATGCGTTCGAGCAGGTCGCGGGTCATGTTGGCCAGGTGCGGCAGTTGTTCGACCTGGCTCTGCAGGTTGCCCAGCAGCGCCTTGGGGCTGACGCGATCACGCATCCAGCGCTCCAGGAAGGGCTGGGCGGTGCTCCACAGGTCCAGGTCGGGATACAGCTGACGGCCCAGGCCTTCGATGTTGAGCAGGGTTTTCTGCAGCAGCACCAGTTGCGGCTGGACTTCCATGTTGAAGCGCCGGGCGGTCTGGAACAGGCGCAACAGAACCTGGCCGAAGGAGATGTCCTTCAGCGGCTTCTCGAAAATAGGCTCGCAGACGGTACGGATCGCCGCTTCGAACTCATTGAGCTTGGTTTCGGCCGGGACCCAGCCCGAATCGATGTGCAGCTGGGCCACGCGGCGGTAGTCGCGCTTGAAGAAGGCGAACAGGTTGCGTGCCAGATAGTCCTGGTCTTCGGCTGTCAGGCTGCCGACGATGCCGCAGTCGATAGCGATGTACTTCGGGCTCCACGGCTGCACGGTGCTGACGAAAATGTTGCCCGGGTGCATGTCGGCATGGAAGAAGCTGTCACGGAATACCTGGGTAAAGAAAATCTCCACGCCACGCTCTGCCAGCATCTTCATGTCGGTGCGCTGGTCGGCCAGGGTCGCAAGGTCGGTGACCTGGATGCCGTAGATGCGCTCCATGACCAATACTTTTGGCCGACACCAGTCCCAGTACACCTGGGGCACATAGAGCAGTGGCGAGCCGTCGAAGTTACGCTTGAGCTG is a window from the Pseudomonas sp. LS1212 genome containing:
- the mdoH gene encoding glucans biosynthesis glucosyltransferase MdoH — protein: MSNSPARPESLREYLAHLPLSEEQRADLARCKSFSELHERLSAQPVSDDAEAVQASVGRRLTLNSAAELEEAEMLDLDASGRVRLKAAPPIHRTRVIPEPWRTNILVRGWRRLTGRKNPPAPAKRDKRELPAARWRWVGSVRRYILLALMLGQTIVAGWYMKGIMPYQGWSFVDLDEVIHQPLLQTAQQVLPYALQTSILILFGILFCWVSAGFWTALMGFLELLTGRDKYRISGKSAGNEPISAEARTAIVMPICNEDVPRVFAGLRATFESVAATGDLDRFDFFVLSDTNDTDIAVAEQQAWLEVCREAKGFGRIFYRRRRRRVKRKSGNLDDFCRRWGSDYRYMVVLDADSVMSGECLTSLVRLMEATPDAGIIQTAPRASGMDTLYARMQQYATRVYGPLFTAGLHFWQLGESHYWGHNAIIRMKPFIEHCALAPLPGKGAFAGAILSHDFVEAALMRRAGWGVWIAYDLPGSYEELPPNLLDELKRDRRWCHGNLMNFRLFLVKGMHPVHRAVFLTGVMSYLSAPLWFFFLVLSTALLAVNTLMEPQYFLEPRQLYPLWPQWHPDKAIALFSTTIVLLFLPKLLSVILILAKGAKEYGGRFKVTVSMLLETLFSMLLAPVRMLFHTRFVLAAFLGWAATWNSPQRDDDSTSWGEAARRHGPQTLLGAAWALLVAALNPSFLWWLAPIVGSLMLSIPVSVISSRVNLGLRAKDESLFLIPEEYSTPHELLATDQYTHENRWHALHDGFVRAVVDPQQNALACALATARHTQAEPVERFRAERVRQALEAGPLQLDGATRLALLSDPVALARLHALVWSERHEAWLNAWRESIKADPHAPLLPLHPEPVALQASLANA
- a CDS encoding transporter substrate-binding domain-containing protein: MKKYLSMLLLGVSAWVGVSAAQAGAIDDAVKRGTLRVGMDPTYMPFEMTNKRGEIIGFEVDLLKAMAKAMGVKLELVSTSYDGIIPALLTDKFDMIGSGMTLTQERNLRLNFSEPFIVVGQTLLIRKELADKVKSYKDLNAAEYRITSKVGTTGEMVARKLIAKAQYHGYDNEQEAVMDVVNGKADAFIYDAPYNVVAVNKVGNGKLLFLEKPFTYEPLAFGLKKGDYDSINWINNFLHQARADGSYDRIHDKWFKDTAWLKDME
- a CDS encoding amino acid ABC transporter permease, coding for MIKHKKAQWPWHGLTALALIGLACSLYYATSMISYEWRWNRVPQYFAYHAEEAQRAAAYGKVEAITRQGDMARVTLRDEEGGEQVLDVEHDSLLLTKGDEVAEGDQIGVTRHWAAGPLAWGLWTTVWISLASGVLGLLIGLVAGLCRLSANPTLRDLSTVYVELVRGTPLLVQIFIFYFFIGTVLNLSREFAGVAALALFTGAYVAEIVRAGVQSIARGQGEAARSLGLSAGQSMRHVVLPQAFKRVLPPLAGQFISLVKDTSLVSVIAITELTKSGREAITTSFSTFEIWFCVAGLYLLINLPLSHFASRLERRLAQSD
- a CDS encoding amino acid ABC transporter ATP-binding protein, whose translation is MIEVRDLVKVFDTRGQVVRAVDHVSTDVAKGEVLVVVGPSGSGKSTFLRCLNGLEAFDEGTVSIDGLQLADPKTDVNAYRREVGMVFQHFNLFPHMTVLENLCLAQKVVRKRGKAEREAKARMLLEKVGIGQKANEYPSRLSGGQQQRVAIARALAMDPKVMLFDEPTSALDPEMVGEVLDVMKTLALEGMTMVCVTHEMGFAREVANRVLFFDHGKLLEDSPPEEFFASPKDLRAQAFLRQVL
- a CDS encoding 16S rRNA (uracil(1498)-N(3))-methyltransferase — its product is MNLLLLEQADFVAADRVILRDRRFTHMQEVHRCEVGDSMRVGQLGGLMGRAQVLRLEGHEAELHVSLDQPPPAKLPLTLVLALPRPKMLRRVLQTIAAMGVPKLVLVNSYRVEKSFWQTPFLEPEALREQLVLGLEQARDSILPEVIIEKRFKPFVEDRLPAIAADTLGLVGHPGDYPACPRGLNQPVTLAIGPEGGWIPYEVDLLAKAGLQPVQLGERILRVETAVPALLARLF
- the tatC gene encoding twin-arginine translocase subunit TatC; protein product: MSDIPENDQQMPLVSHLTELRTRLLRCVAAIFLIFLGLFSFAQQIYTLVSAPLRASLPAGATMIATDVASPFLTPFKLTMMVSFFLAIPLILHQIWGFIAPGLYKHEKRIAMPLLVSSIFLFYAGMAFAYFLVFPLVFHFFAMSTPEGVSMMTDIANYLDFIMTLFFAFGVAFEIPVAVVLLVWIGVVDVKYLKKIRPYVVIGCFVVGMILTPPDIFSQTLLAIPMWLLFEVGILFGGLIRKRGEHDEDSSAGNDSNDQPPATQP
- the tatB gene encoding Sec-independent protein translocase protein TatB, which gives rise to MFGISFSELLLVGLVALLVLGPERLPGAARTAGLWIGRLKRSFNSIKQEVEREIGADEIRRQLHNEHILSLEKEAQRIINPQSVAPQEPATPEVAQPVATGEPALPREPAPAPATHAAPSSHDTPLPPRAS
- a CDS encoding twin-arginine translocase TatA/TatE family subunit, which produces MGIFDWKHWVVILVVVLLVFGTKKLKNLGTDVGESIKGFRKAMNDEEKPEEPPVQPTTAQPQATAPLNQPHTIDGQAHKVEEPIRKD
- a CDS encoding phosphoribosyl-ATP diphosphatase, whose protein sequence is MTDTLSRLAEVLESRKGAAADSSYVASLYHKGLNKILEKVGEESVETIIAAKDAAVSGDCSDVIYETADLWFHSLVMLAALGQHPQAVLDELDRRFGLSGHAEKAARQPSA
- the hisI gene encoding phosphoribosyl-AMP cyclohydrolase; its protein translation is MRDWLDEINWNSDGLVPAIAQDHKTGRVLMMAWMNREALSLTAAENRAIYWSRSRGKLWRKGEESGHVQKLHEMRLDCDADVIILMVEQIGHIACHTGRESCFYRVHENGEWKTVDPVLKDPHAIYQAGH
- the ubiB gene encoding ubiquinone biosynthesis regulatory protein kinase UbiB, yielding MKLLAVRRLLRIQRVVIRYRLDDLLFDLPLPWWLMAMRFAMPWRWLPRKPLELSRSARLRLALQDLGPIFIKFGQLLSTRRDLLPEDIADELMLLQDRVPPFDPQLAITLIEQQLGAKISAVFSRFDVEPLASASVAQVHAAQLKSGEEVVVKVVRPGLKPVIAQDLAWLFIIAKVAEALSADARLLHPVEVVSDYEKTIYDELDLLREAANASQLKRNFDGSPLLYVPQVYWDWCRPKVLVMERIYGIQVTDLATLADQRTDMKMLAERGVEIFFTQVFRDSFFHADMHPGNIFVSTVQPWSPKYIAIDCGIVGSLTAEDQDYLARNLFAFFKRDYRRVAQLHIDSGWVPAETKLNEFEAAIRTVCEPIFEKPLKDISFGQVLLRLFQTARRFNMEVQPQLVLLQKTLLNIEGLGRQLYPDLDLWSTAQPFLERWMRDRVSPKALLGNLQSQVEQLPHLANMTRDLLERMSQPHMAAPPPPRAGAKDSWALRLLGGALLAGGATLAAGTGAITALAAWPAWLMLVAGLYLVVRR